TCTCTTTTCAAAGAACAGCTGTTCGGCTTGAATTGACTCAATTAGGCCGGGATACGTCTTCTGCAATACTTCATCATCGATCACTTTTTCGGCATACCGCCTCAATTGATCGATGGCCTTTCCCCTTTGCTGCACTCCTTCGGCAGAATCCATCAGGCCTGGATTCATAATAAATCGCAACATCAATCGGTTCAGAGCGGCGCCAGGCGGCAGATTATTGATTCGCTCAATTTCCTCCCACCGGGCGATTTCTTTAGCCGAATACCTGAGAATATCCTGGCGATAATGGTCAATCGTCTGTGGCACCTCATCGAACTCTGGCCCTGCGCTTAAAGCATCGGAGCAAACCAGAGCCACTATTACGACAAGACTCAGTAGCGTCTTCTGCCTTCTATCGGGAACCATTGAGTACCTCACGCCCATGAACAGGTATTAGAGATTCGTTGTCAGAAGACCATCTGGCGCAAGCAAGAAACCGCATGCGAACTTGACTTACTCGATCGGGCGACACCCGTGCCTGTTATCACGTTCCCTCCCCTCGAAGGCATATCCTTACCCAGAAGTAGCCTCTGGGCGGAGGATTTTGTAGACGGCGGCCATATCGTAGAGGACGTGCATCCCCTGGAATATGGTGATCGGCCCCGGGAATCCATCGCTCTTTCTTGCAAGGAAACCACCGAGCCTCGCAATCTGAATCATGACGGTATAGAGAGAAGGAACCGTGTTTGGGAGTTCGGATGTATTGTTGATCCGACAGTGCAGGCTCTGCCATTCGTGTGGTTCAAAAACAATTTCTGCGGAGAGGTCTGGAAGTTCCCTGCCTATGAATGTCAGGAAAAGGATTCTCCATGCGATGATGCTATCGACTGTGATGCATGACATCAGTCGAGCTCCGGTCTTCATCTGTCGGTTTTCAATCTTGCATCCAGATTTGAGGACCTTGAAGAAAGTCTCAATGATCCAGCGATCGGTGTACCATTCCACCTTCTCAACGGCTTCTTCGAAAGTGAGAACCGGCATTGTGGTGAGCAGCATCCATGAAATCCCCTCTTCCTTTTGCGGTGGATTTTTTTCGCATGTATATACTGCATAGAGATCGAAAGATGGATTCTCTTTCACAGGATATCGGTGAAAAGGCCGTCGCATTGTTATCTTTGAGAAGCGTATTTGCAGCGTTGCTTCTCTTGCTTTCTTACCCACCTTTCTTTGAACCTGAATATCATACTCACCGAATACATCTATGGACTCCATGAAATCCCACAAAAAGCCCGAATCCCCGGCCAATTTGCGGTCTTTTGCAGCTCGAACAAGCAAATCAGGCGGATTTTCTGTAGATAGTTTATGATGTTCAAGGAAGAGATCATACATATCTCCTTCGCGATCGCAGACGTTTACGAAGTGAACTTTATCATTCATCTCCTTCTGAATCTCACAGACCTTGCGGTAGCTGTTTATCCATTTCATGCTCTCTTTGTCTTCGAGAGGAGTATTTCTTCTTTCCTCACGTGTGAGTTCAGAAGACCATGTGTTGTCAGGTCTATTCCAGATTTGTAGATCCAGTATTCCGAGCGGTGTGCCTTCGGGAGTAACGGCAAGAGTGGGATGAAGCATAAGTCCTCTTGTAAGGCGATTGCCGGCCGGTCCA
This region of Leptonema illini DSM 21528 genomic DNA includes:
- a CDS encoding IS4 family transposase; protein product: MKKRQQSAQEPQELDSEVANWGAQEFASANIGDARLNARLIAVAEAFMQKPGASVPKASASWAGAKGVYRFFDNGKVNSQNILSPHTESTKQRIEGRELVLAIQDTSTIDYSTRDATDDIGPAGNRLTRGLMLHPTLAVTPEGTPLGILDLQIWNRPDNTWSSELTREERRNTPLEDKESMKWINSYRKVCEIQKEMNDKVHFVNVCDREGDMYDLFLEHHKLSTENPPDLLVRAAKDRKLAGDSGFLWDFMESIDVFGEYDIQVQRKVGKKAREATLQIRFSKITMRRPFHRYPVKENPSFDLYAVYTCEKNPPQKEEGISWMLLTTMPVLTFEEAVEKVEWYTDRWIIETFFKVLKSGCKIENRQMKTGARLMSCITVDSIIAWRILFLTFIGRELPDLSAEIVFEPHEWQSLHCRINNTSELPNTVPSLYTVMIQIARLGGFLARKSDGFPGPITIFQGMHVLYDMAAVYKILRPEATSG